From the genome of Deltaproteobacteria bacterium:
CAACCTGTACCGTACCTTCAAGGGGCCGGAAGTCCTCACCGACGAGGTGCATATCCCGCTCGATTGCAGTGAACCAGCCAACTGGCAGCCGGTCATCACCGGACCGGCCGCGGCCGCACGGCCGGTCCCGGCGGTCTGAGAGGCGAAGGAATTACCAAGGAGTCTCCATGGAAAGATTCAACTTCATATTCCTGGTGGGCGGCATCAGCATGTTCGCGTTCGGCTTCCTGACGACGGGGCTTGCGCCCTGGCTGATGGTTTCCCGCAGCACGCCGAGCACCGTTGGCGAATTCACTTCGGTGCCTTACGAGTTCGAGGATTACTTCAAGGATCCCGCCGAATACGAAAAGGCCGTCTACCGCGGGCGGGATATCTATGTCCGCGAGGCATGCTGGCACTGCCACAGCCAGTACATCCGGCCGGTCGCCAATGAGGCACTGTTCTATGGTGCGGTGTCCACGGCGGGGGAATACGAGAACAAACTGCAGCTGCCCCAGCTCTTCGGAACCCGCCGCGTGGGGCCTGACCTTATACGGATCAGCGGCAAATACAGCAACGACTGGCACTTCGCCCACTTCTTCCGGCCGAGGGATGTGGTCCCGGACAGCGTGATGCCGGAATACCGCTGGTTCTTCGAGAAGACTGATCGGTTCTGGGTATTCCGTGCGGATGGGAGCTCCATGTGCCGGACCGCCGAGTGCACCTACTCGGCCGATGAAGCAAAGGACGCGATAGAATTCTTCCAGTCCGATGACGCCCAGCGTGCCCAGGACGAAGGCCGGGCTGATCCGAAGCACCAGTACCGGACCGAGCCCGCCTGGAAACCCAACAATGACGGAATCGCCATCGTTGCCTATATCCAGTGGCTGGGTTCCTGGCTTCCGAACGGCGGGCGTCCGGATCCGCTGGCGACGACGGTCCGCTAGAACCGGCGCCAAGGGAGCAGACCGACGATGAACGACTCCACGCAAAAAGCAGCTTCCGGCACCGGCTTCCGTGTCGTGCTGGCGCTGCTGCAACTGAGCGTCGCCGCGATCATCCTGGTGGTGGGATACCTCGTTTTTGCGCCGAACCTCGCCTCCTACATGGTCGCTGCCGGACTTGTTTATGTTTTCGCCACGGGAGTATGGCTCGCCGTCGTTTCATGGGCCTACTTCAAAGGCCAGTTCGAGGCCGTGGAAAACTCCAAGATGGTGCTCTTTGACCGGGAGGAACTCGAATGATTCCCCTTTCCAATACGCTCCGGGAACTGGCCGTCACGGGCTGCTTTTTCTGCGGTGTCGATTCGACTCCCATCCTCATATTTTTCCTGACGCTGGTGGGCTCCGGGCTCGCCGGCGCGGCCCTGCTGCTGCTGTGGTCGGTCAGCAATGGGGATTTCCGCCATTCCGAGGCTCCCAAATACGATCTGTTCATCCAGGAAAGGAAGCAGTAGCCATGGGCGACAACGCACCACTGCCCGACGATGCACGCGAACCGGGGCCGGCCGATCCCGGCGAGGGCCAGATCAGCTACGAATACTCCCGCAAGGGCCGGATGCCGCTCGTCCTGGTGTTCGCCTGGGCGGTCTTCTTTTCCTTCATGCTGTACTACCTCGGCACCTGGATGGTCCCGACCCTGATCGAGGAGATGGGCGTCAGGTAAGTAACGTAAATAACGATTGAACTCCCGGCGATGGCAGCCCATCCTTGGCCATACACGGCTGCCAGATGCTTCAGCGACTTCCATTCCTGAAATCCCCCGCCTGGATCATCGCGGGATTCGTAACGCTGGTATTCATTCCGGCCCTGTTCGCCGGACAGACGCTCTGGCACTGGGACGTCACGCTCAACTTCTTCCCGAACCAGATTCACCACATCCGCCGCCTGCAGCAGGGGGACTTCCCGCTTTGGACATCCGGCATCTTCGGCGGCTTTCCGTTTGCCGC
Proteins encoded in this window:
- a CDS encoding cbb3-type cytochrome c oxidase subunit II, whose product is MFAFGFLTTGLAPWLMVSRSTPSTVGEFTSVPYEFEDYFKDPAEYEKAVYRGRDIYVREACWHCHSQYIRPVANEALFYGAVSTAGEYENKLQLPQLFGTRRVGPDLIRISGKYSNDWHFAHFFRPRDVVPDSVMPEYRWFFEKTDRFWVFRADGSSMCRTAECTYSADEAKDAIEFFQSDDAQRAQDEGRADPKHQYRTEPAWKPNNDGIAIVAYIQWLGSWLPNGGRPDPLATTVR